A stretch of DNA from Drosophila virilis strain 15010-1051.87 chromosome 5, Dvir_AGI_RSII-ME, whole genome shotgun sequence:
TGTCGGCCGTTTACCTGAGAATCGTTTGAAGccatttcaaaaataaaaatctaaaacaTTGAAGGAAGGCATTTTAATCCTATATTAACCAAGATCATAAGTTGCCTCTCTTCTGTCTGgaatactatattatataggcCGAACTTGTACCCTATTAAGATTAAACTATTCCAAAGCTCTAGTAGACTATTGAGAAGCTGATTAACTATTCGCTTAGATCACTAACTAGGAATTGTCGGCCAAACTGAACTTGATTCGTTCTAAAGGATGCATTCAAATGATGCTGTTATTAAAAACTAGTCGTAATATCATTTATTGAACAACATATTGTGTAAATTAGAAGTATTTAGTTGCTATAcatttgtacatatatgtcTAGACTAAATAATTGGTATTTATAGACAAACTTTATGCATCTTAAAAGGTATGGGTTTATGCTAATATGTTAAAATGATGCCATATTTGATAATCagaattgtttataaatagagAAAATAGCTCAAGATTTCAATTATGTCTTAGATCTATGTAAACTACAAGGCAAATCACTTAAACGgttatacaaattaaacagATTTTACTGACAATTTTGTGTAGAGCTTCACAAAGCGGTTAGAGATTcgtaaattgaaatgtttcaTATGTTACTAAATTCAGTCTTTGGGGTTACTTAGCAGTTATTCATAAAACTACGGAACTGCACTGTGAAATGCACATTTAAACTAGCTAGAGAAAGCTCTTGTAGAGCCGAATGCGTAAATCTCAGAGTCATaactgtggctgctgctgatgcagaGCGAGAGTAGCCGCGATGTTTGTGCTGGCCCGCTCCAAATAGCTGCCGGGCATCGGGCCTAGTCCTGGCATTTCCagttgctggtgttgctgcagttgttgctgttgttgctgttgcggtgCTTTGAGTAAACTGGGCGATGCCTGCAGCGGAGTGTTTGAGCCCAGGCCTGCACTGCTGCCTCCTGGACTGGGCCCGCCCTCTTTGAGTGGACAGCCGATAGTGAGGCGCACATGAAGTCCTGACTCTTTTATAAGATTGACCACATCGCCGTGCGACATGCCCGCAATGTCAATGCGGTTAACTGCAATTATCCTGTCGCCAACTTTCAGCTCGCCACACCTATCAGCCGGACTGCCAGGTATAAGTTTGCCTGtgcataaacaaatttaatgtaAAAATCATTTACTTTTCGAATGAGATTCAAAGATGTGCGTTCATACCAATTGTCGAGCCGTAGTAATGATTAGACGAAGAGATTATGACAAAGCCAAAGCCCTCGTTCTCATGGCGACTAACAATCACGTCGTAGGGATAGCGTCGGAGCTGCGCCAGCGGCgcttgctgcagcagctgcgcccGTCGCCTGCGCAGTATCATGGTGACCTGTCCGCGCACGGCTGACTCACCCACCAGCGAAACGACTTTGTGATGCGAAGAGTTTAACTAATCGAAAGAAATGCATTTTAGAAACGAATCATGCTGTGAGCCGGCGTGAAGCGACTTACCACATTGATGCCATCGATGCTTAGGATCTCGTCGCCGGTGGCAATACGGTGATCATTATCCGCTGCGCCGCCAGGCACAATGTGGCCTACGGTCACCTGAGAACCCTCCTCAGTACCACCTACAATGCGAAAGCCGAAGCCCATCGCCTGCCGTTCCAGCGTTACTTCGGTCAGCTCGCACTGGTCGGCATCCTCCGAGACATCCAGCAACGCCCCATTGCGCCAGCTGGGcgaatgctgcagctgcatctgctgctgctgctgtggcggATCCAAATTGGCGAACCCTACACGTCGTCTGTCGCTCAGCAGCTCGTTGACGCGCCGCTGCATGCGCTCATTCTGAATGTGCGCTGCTTGCAATGGCGAGTACTGGCCGGCTGCTGCAGAAACGGTCGGTTGCTGGACGTAGTAGCCCAGCTGCGTCGACTGCTGGGGCCGTTGGTAGCGCTGGGCCTGGCAGTCGTAACAGTAGCAGGACTCGTGATGCGCAAGCGGCAGGGGCAGCGGCTGCATGCTTGGTGGCAAGCCGTAAATGGGATTGTAGCTGCCCCCATCGCCAACATCGACATCGACGCTGCTCTGTAATGTGGCCTCGGCGAGGCGCTCACTCAGTCGGCTCACCATCTTGGGATACGGATCCATAAAGGGTATATCGTCCAGCTCCTGCAGACTGTTGTTTGACTTGCCCTGGGCCTGCAGGTGCAGTGATTTGTTTTCACCCGCCGCCTCCACATCCGTCTGCTGCAGCTCATTATTTGGCGTCAGAACGCGGGCACGTCGTGTATCTACTAACGGCGTCTTGGGTCGCATGGGCAGCACCTCCTTGGGCTGGGTGCTGTACAGGTCGGCGGTGGGCGTTTTGCTGCGAAAGAGTCCGCTGCCCACAAAGTTCTTGCGCAGATTAGCCACATTACCCACGCCCAGCTGGCTGCCCTGGCCGCTAGCCGCTTGCTCGGGCGGCGTGCGTTGTATCTTGAGGGCGGTGGGCGTGGTTTGGCTGCACTCCTTGAGCAACTCGACCACATAGAAGTGGGGCTTGTTGCGCACGTTGATGCCATTTATCTCGAGCAGCACGTCTCCTTCAAGCAGCTGAGTGCAGCAGTTGCGGTCGAGGATCTTTTTCACTATTTGTCCGCATGCAGAGTCGGCGATGGTAAAGCCAAAGCCCATGGCTCCCTTCATAATGGAGAACGTATAGAGCTCCGGCTTTTTCATGAGTATGAAGCCACTTCCActgccagcagccttgctgaCGCCTTCGCCGGACAAATCCAGAAAATTGTAATTGCCATCCATGTTCAGGTCGACATTTAAACGACGCTGCTTCTCCGACTCGGAGGCAAGTCCATCCACGGCCATGGTGGTCACCACCTCGGTATTGGGATCATTCGGATCGAAGGGCAGTGGGTAACCGCGGCACATCTCCAGCGCAGCTGTCTCTCCGGGCAGTATTGACTGAAAGATGTTCACCATATCATGGTGGGTGTAGCCCAGTACGCAGGTATCGTTCACATAGACCAGCACATCGCCCGTCTGCAGCTGGCCATCCACCCAGGCGGGCCCGTTGGGCACCACTGTCTTGATTTGCAGAAACTCCTCCACgtcgctgccgttgctgccaTCGCTGCCGACGATCGTAAAGCCCAGTCCGCGCGTGGACTTCAGCAGCGTTGTGTTGATGCGCTGACCCTGCAGCTCTGCCGGATTGCGCGTGAACTTGTATGGCAGCTTGGCAGTATTCGCGATTGGAATTGTTGCACTCGGCATCGGAGTTTGTCTGGCTGCCGCCTCCTGCGCTGCCGTCGGCGTCTTTGAACgttgctgcggcggcggcggaggctgttgctgctgctggagctgcatctgttcctgctgttgctggcgttgTTCGGCCGCACGTCGTTTGGCTTCTAGCACGGGATTCTCGTACTGGGTGCGACGATTAACGTGATCAATAAAGTACATGCCGTACATAGAGTCTTCGATCTTCTCCCAGCCATAGGGCAGCTCGTCCTCGCAGCAATCCTCCAGCGATTTCTTCTGATACTTGGACAGACGTGGATCCAGCCAATGCGAGGTGCCCGTATTGTGGCTACACAAAAggaaattgttattattacgCGTGCTTTCTAGCTAGCTGCTTGGTCTCACTTACTCTATGAAGTAGAGCTCGCCTCGTTCCGTGTAGGCGGTCTCCCATTTGGGGGGCAGAGGTCCTAGGCCATCGCCGGGATCCTCATGAGTAGTCTGATTAATATCTGCAGCACCACATTCGCTGCCCATGCTGCTGTCGCCGCCTTCACCATTATAATATGTATTTTGCAAAAGGTTCTCTGCaatcaaaagaaaacagtTTAGATTTTGATTATAAAAGGGGTTCTGGGCATTTTTTGGAACAGAGAAAGTTTAAGTATCCTTCATAGAAGTTATCCAAAGCCCTAACGCAAGTCTTACTGTGTCACATCCTGAAGGCAATTTGAGTGAGAATCAATGAACCCAGCAGCACACAAGCTGACCTCAAACCGGATATGTGCGCCCCACAATTAGCTCTTGCTTGAATGCCTTGTCACCCTAGTCCATGGCTAGGTCATTTGCTGCAGGGCAAACCCCCTTTGCTAGACAGGTGTGCAACCAGCCGAAAATAGTTTGGCCCGGCCCCTGATTTGGCATGTTGCACGGGCCATTGTTAGTGCAATGCTGCTTTTTGTGGCCCCTGTTGAATGAACCGTAAACTGTTTGATCATCAACAACAAGCAGGTGTATTATTAACCACAAAACAACTCACAAGAATGGTGCTTGAAGGGCTAACCTGGACACCTGACCCAGTTTTAAGCGCTCCCTAGTGTTTCTGGCTGGGAAAATGAATCTTGAAGgatgaaattaatttcttcCATCAGTTTCCCAGTACATTAATCACAAATTAATCAGTCTGTCAGTTATTCAATCTCCAAAAATAGTCCGAATTTATAAGGCATAGAACCTTCTTACGAatacattatttaaataaactgcTGATCAATCGTATAAAGAAATGTTCAACTGTATTAAACTTCCAAGTTCTACATATCTATAATAGTTCTTGTAATGTCTTCGTCTTCATTCGTTCTCCGTCTCCGGCTAAATTATTCAGCGATGCTCATTAAAACAGAATCAAAGCTATTAGATGAAAAGTCAGATAACTGTGCTCGAATGAGAAGCGGTCCACTCATCGTTAGCCCATATAAAGTATCTACATATTCATCTACATATTCATGCGGATGTAGCTGCGATGTAAACATCACTAAACGAATTGCAGTCCAGACTAAACCGAAATTGATTTcgcaaaaatcaaatttcaaaaCGAATCATTTGCATAgagtaatataaatatttatatataggcgCTCTAAGGGCTGGCGAAGCGGGGTGGGGCGGGTTGGGGCGGAGTTTTATTGCCAGACGGCAAACGAACGCCTCATCTTCGATTCAGTTGGAAATGAagcccccccccctccccgcCTGCCTGTTTTTACCAACTAACGCAAATAGAAGTTCTGCCATGTAGCAcagtgtatgtacatatgtgtgtgtgagtatgtgtggaAGCTGCATAATCCAGAAAGTGTgaacgaacgaacgaacgagCCCAACTACGGAAGTTGTGTTAGCGCTGCGTTTTCGCTGTGAATCTGTGGCATAGTTTGCTTTAACGGGCGCTCCTCCGCCCAGTTTTAAGTCCCCTGCTACCACCCCGCCTCCCTTCCCCTTCCCCCTTCTACCATCAAACGACTTGACTTGTCTGgttgtgtaaatatttgtggAGCGAACGAAGCTATTTGATCAACAGATGTGGCACACAAAAATACAGTTCTTTTCAATGTACACCGTTTTTTCAGGGTAAGGGTATTGAAAGTCGAGCAAGTTACAGTTTACTCCATTTCATTTGCGGCTCTCGTCTCAGCTGCCTTATCTATGCAAAACGTTTGTTATCTTTCCGGTTCCTTGTATTAGATAAGAAAGGTAATCGAAAACTTGCTGAAAATACTGATTCAGCATGGTTTCAGATGGAATAGACATAAACAAGTCgggagtgctcgactagcataccctacaaacacacacacacacacacacaacttcTGATTCTTCTTCCTGAATAACTTCGGTCtgatttgtataaaattcTCAGTGCCTAAATATGGCTGCCAAATGTGTACTATAAGTACATACCACGGCAAAAGAAACTGGCTCAAAGAtaattatttctaatgtgtttATACCCTACCAAGTTTGTTGTGCCCAGATGCTAAAATCTCCGGATTACGCGATCAAGACTATATAAACTTTATAGGCTCATAGATTACACTCATGTGCACTATAAAACCTATTTAACCGATCGCAATTGGAATTTCCTTTATGCctaattattattcaaaagactgagatttgtttgcatttgaaaGTCAATGAACTGCTGCTAAATAGAAACTTGCGCTGCTTCAATTGTTGACTACGCCCAACCTCATATTGGGCGGACACATGCTCGGCCAAGATCGCCAAGATGTTTATATTTAGCTGTGGCCCTCCGAGCTTAGAGCTTGAGAATGCATTGTTAATCTAACAAAGCGACGATGTTGGGAACAGCTCGTATCTCTGCAACTCCATGCGCATCTTTTATGCCCCGTCAATCTCTTTACTGCAACTAGCCCCCATTTTTGCGTGGTTATCGTTGTCAATCATGAAGAAACTGGAAACGTAACCACTTATTATGAGTAATGAATATGGCTTGATTAACACAAATGCAGAAATAACACTTCTTTTAAGTTAACCGcagtttaaataccctttcagATGACAATCAATTCTACTACAATTTCCTAAAGCATTTAAATGATTCAGTTCTTCAATGTTGACAGCCTATCTTATTATATTTgagcaattttatttattaccaTTAAAACTAAGTTTATTTCTGGGTATTTATATCTTCATGAATACAGAAATATTTCCTTGAATGGATTACATCTTTCGTGAACCAAACTACACGCTGAAAGGGTATAAGACACGCATGTTCTCTGATCTTCAGATTGAGGCTTGTGCAGCGACCAAGTCGGGAGGAGCATGACTCACTTTCATTCGAGGCAATCGAATATACAAGCCAGGTAATTCTTTATGTGAAGCCCATTATATTTCGACAATCAGTCAGGGGTGGATCATGAAATGCAGGAAAACAAGCTACCAACTCCGGAGTAGGGTCAATGACAGTGACGCACAAAGCTGAATGCATTTTCGAATTTACCTGCAAATGGAGGCCACAAAAGAGAGAAGGATAAGAAGAGTAAGAGGGAAGGAAAAGTTCATGACATAAGGTATTTTCACCCTCTTCTGGTTGTTTTAGAGAGTACTTTAATTTTGTCAGGCAACAGAAGAAGACCTTTCAAGCCCGTTCCTTGAGCAATATTAAATTCCGAGtggatatataatataatacatatatataataatgagTCTAGTTATGGAATCTATGAAATGTTACATAAATCCGTCCGTTCTTTCCCAAGAAACATTATTGAAATTTACGAGTTTTACCTTAGCTAACTTACCTTACCTTGCCTAGAGTACTCAATAGACAGATTTAGTCGTTAGTAAAACCCTGAGTCTaatgtctacaagggtatattATCTTCGGCTTGCTTTCTTGCTTTTCCTTTCCAAGTCAAGCACAAGCTATGTGTCGTTGGAAAATAAAGTGCGCGTCCCACATTTCAATTAACTATTCAAACCATGGCATGTAGAAATAACTAGGCGTATAGCTAAAAGACTGAAGCAGTCGAAAGAGCCCACCAAGTGGTCAATCTATTGAATTGAGCAGAAGTCGAGCCATGCCCTCTTCAGCTCTTCAGTTCCCTTCCATGTGCGCCACACAAGTAATTAATGTCATTGAGTCAAGCAATGTGCCCCACTTCAGGACTGCCGCACCAGCACCCGCAACCGCTCCTGCCCAGCTGCACAGTGAAGGCAACGTCTTTGTACACAGGCGACCCTACAAATATGAGGAGCTGGTGGCACCTACTGCCTGACGATGGAGGTGCTCTTGGCTGCACGTGAGGTGCAGCTGATTCATCATCGGCTGGCAATGCGGCATTGTGGCATTGTGACTCCTTGCACAGTTGATGCTTGTGCCGCATAATGATGGCATCTAATTGGCTTTGCTGCTTCGTTAACTTGGCTTTCACGGCACGCCATAAACCAAGCGGCGGCGCGTTCTCCTCTCAGCTCTCATATGCAGCACTCGAAAAGGTGTTTTCCTTTTGCATGTCACAATGTTGTCGTAAT
This window harbors:
- the Magi gene encoding membrane-associated guanylate kinase, WW and PDZ domain-containing protein 1, translating into MPIITATTTATGAMATAAGAGTGAGAGAGAVSGAAAAGAAAKSGALLAKAATSTAAAPASTDYLMHQHQHQQQQQQHQLFNSHYYQQQQQQLAPASAVLNASHQHSHPHPVASSAAATTTAGAAASSVASTSFATFNGNSSLNSNLANGSSQANHAKKFNCNDASGADLAVVAGNGDSNSYPMAAMHKPAAAAAAAAGPPLGLPPPAIKKSTITATSASLHASREDVASLGGTSSLNSQVSGQHQYIGNGGGVNGNSTSGRTGGHPSSILKGSKENLLQNTYYNGEGGDSSMGSECGAADINQTTHEDPGDGLGPLPPKWETAYTERGELYFIDHNTGTSHWLDPRLSKYQKKSLEDCCEDELPYGWEKIEDSMYGMYFIDHVNRRTQYENPVLEAKRRAAEQRQQQQEQMQLQQQQQPPPPPQQRSKTPTAAQEAAARQTPMPSATIPIANTAKLPYKFTRNPAELQGQRINTTLLKSTRGLGFTIVGSDGSNGSDVEEFLQIKTVVPNGPAWVDGQLQTGDVLVYVNDTCVLGYTHHDMVNIFQSILPGETAALEMCRGYPLPFDPNDPNTEVVTTMAVDGLASESEKQRRLNVDLNMDGNYNFLDLSGEGVSKAAGSGSGFILMKKPELYTFSIMKGAMGFGFTIADSACGQIVKKILDRNCCTQLLEGDVLLEINGINVRNKPHFYVVELLKECSQTTPTALKIQRTPPEQAASGQGSQLGVGNVANLRKNFVGSGLFRSKTPTADLYSTQPKEVLPMRPKTPLVDTRRARVLTPNNELQQTDVEAAGENKSLHLQAQGKSNNSLQELDDIPFMDPYPKMVSRLSERLAEATLQSSVDVDVGDGGSYNPIYGLPPSMQPLPLPLAHHESCYCYDCQAQRYQRPQQSTQLGYYVQQPTVSAAAGQYSPLQAAHIQNERMQRRVNELLSDRRRVGFANLDPPQQQQQMQLQHSPSWRNGALLDVSEDADQCELTEVTLERQAMGFGFRIVGGTEEGSQVTVGHIVPGGAADNDHRIATGDEILSIDGINVLNSSHHKVVSLVGESAVRGQVTMILRRRRAQLLQQAPLAQLRRYPYDVIVSRHENEGFGFVIISSSNHYYGSTIGKLIPGSPADRCGELKVGDRIIAVNRIDIAGMSHGDVVNLIKESGLHVRLTIGCPLKEGGPSPGGSSAGLGSNTPLQASPSLLKAPQQQQQQQLQQHQQLEMPGLGPMPGSYLERASTNIAATLALHQQQPQL